The genomic segment CAGGttctcagtttaatgtctcatcagAAAGATGGCTTTTCCAGCATCATAGTGACACCGTTCACCACACTGGGGCACTGGTTTGTAAAGTTTGGTCCAGAGAGAATAGAGCACCTCCTAATGGTCCACCAATACTGCTTATATGCAAGGTGATTTTCTTTAGAACTCTCCCAGCCCAGCACTGAGCAGGACTGCCTTGCTTAGTTACTGAGATCTGACAAGACCAGGCTAGCAAAAAGTCTAGCAAAAAGGTAGCAAAACTCTTTCAACTTGATTAAAAATTGGTGCACCCCTATAGCTTTCTAAACAGCTCCTATTGATTGTCTGTTAATGACATCAGATGCTGGTGGCGTGGACATTGTGAAACCCTTCATAATAAGTGTTTTTATGCTGCATGGATGCATTCATTTAGTCAAGTTATTAAAACAGTACAATAAGTGAGAGGAGAGCTAAATCCCAGTATGTGGAAGGTGGATTGcttctttttaaagtttttccactaacaccagcagccatatcaccctgcaactcacaactggcagcccactggggCTCAACAGGTGAGAGCCTCATCAGTACCAAGGCAAAACTCACCTTGtagtcttaatgccccagtataatgatggggacactatactttaaaaaggcaccatcctttggatgagatctAAAACTGGGGTCAtggctgtggtcattaaaaatcccatggtgcTACTCGAAAGGagcgtcttggccaaatttccccctgggctttaccaatcgtggcctcctaataatccccctctatgaattggccttattactctgctctcctccccactgatagctgacatgtggtgagcattctggcacactatggctgcctttgcatcatccaggtggggctgcacattggtggtggtggaggggagtccccattacctgtaaagcacttttaaatggagtgtccagaaaagcgctatatactgtaagtgtaaggaattattcacATTAATGAAAACTGgaaattgtttaaaaactgGATGCAAAcattccagctgtttcttgagagaaGTCAGGGTATGAGCAtagacaacatggctgggcagattgttccatgctcccagcaccctttgtgtaaaaatgtctCCTGGTCACAGTTCAAAATGCACTTCCTAGTAGTTAGTACTTGTGTCCCctgatttgtgtttcactgttgtgtTTAGCATGTTTAGCAGTCCTTTAATGCAAGGAAGATATCTGTTTGATCTTTAACATCCTCAAAAAGGCAACATCTTATTTGTAATGTGAGGATCAGAAGAATCAAAAATTCagtgatttaaattctacacctTTAATCTATCCTCGAACGAATCTTACCTCTATCCTACCACTGTGCTTGTCTATGTGATATTGGGGCTTAGCTGACAGTATAATTCTGACATTCGTGTTTGCCAGAGGCTTGTTGCTTGTTGCTTCTCCCAGTGGAACCCCACCATCAAGTCCTCGGCTTGTCACTAGCAACTTGCATGAGCATGAATGTGCTCCAGATGTAAGGCATGCTTCTACTTGGAAATGCCACTTTTTGTATCATTCACCACTTTTTCTACATCTTCCCTCCTAGGGATAACAGTTATTTTGCGGCGCAAGTTTTCAGTCTCCCAGTTCTGGGACGACTGTAGGAAGCACAATGTGACAGTGATCCAGTACATTGGGGAAATCCTGCGCTACCTGTGCAACACGCCAAAGGTAACTCCCCTCAGTCGTTTAAGCCTCTAGAGGTGtgcatcacagcacagaaaggCCTCAGAAGAAAGAGGCGACACCAGAAGAGATTCTGCCAAGCTAAAACCTAAACTGACATTTCTCAGGTGTAACAGAACTGCTCTTGCTTCAATTTGTAAAATGATTATTATTGGTTATGTGGCTGAGAAAGACAATATTGCAGGTATggtacatttttaaagcaaGTCTGTTAAAAGATGGTTAAGGAATAGCAGACTATGTAAAAGATTTTGTGTCCTGTTGCTGTACTGCGTACTCACAGTacaattcatacagtacatcattttcCAAATGTTGATCTTGAATTGACTGTTTACTGCATCAGTGACTTTGAATATGTCCCAGCTGTTTGCCACTATATTAGTTCTCAGAGTGTAACACCAGATCTAGTTCGGGAAGAAATATGAAACTATATTACTCATGTATTCTGCTTTTTTCATGCTGTTCCTTTTTCCGAAAAGGATGACTGAGGATACAGCCCAGTGTCACATTGCATTACGTGCCCAGCTACTGTGTATTCATCTTTTGCTTCCTCTCCTCAGAAAGACCACGATCAAGATCATAAGGTCAGGCTGGCTTTTGGCAATGGTGTCAGATCAGACACCTGGTCGGAGTTTCTCCAGCGATTTGGAGATATCCGGTTCTGTGAGTGCTATGGAGCTACAGAAGGCAATGTTGGCTTTGTGAATTATGTGGGAAAAGTTGGTGCAATCGGACGGGCAAATTATATACACAAGGTACACACCGCCTTAAACATCAGATGTTTACATTCAGAATCAACAGTTACAGTGGCTAGTCTGTTAGACGGAACAGAAAGTTCGAAGAAAGCTTCAGAGCTGTTATGTCCAAAGTGCTGCTGGAGACAGAAACAGAACTGGAAGGACAATAACAGGTGTAATTTACCATTGATGCTCTCAAATCTTATCATGTAACATCCTTGAAAAGAATACTTGATGAACACCTGATAATCCATTCACCAGTCAAGTAGGTTCACTTAAAAAAGCAGTGattctgggaaagctaaggtcgCAGATAGTGTGACCCCATATTCAAGCACCCTAAATTCAGGAATTACTTTTGCTCTGTAGACGACTGCGTCACCTAGCAATTCTAAAGGGTGCTAGGACCCTTCTTCCCTCGCCACAGTTCTTCTAATCTCCCAGAGTCACCAGTCCATGCACAGACCAGCAACAGTCACTAGTATTGTTTAAGTGCCCTTTTAATTTTCTAGTGATCACAACTCCACCCAGTGCACATTATACAAAACCAGCTCCAAAGGACACACATTCCAGACCAGACACAAGAGCCCCACTGGACTCCAGTTACCAACGACTTGTCCCATAATAATGCAGTCCAGCAGTTCTGTCCCCCAGGTAGCTGTTTTGGTTGTTCTTAGGTATGTTCTCCGGGTCCTGACTGTCCCAAACAAGGTGGTTCTCTCATGCCTCCCCTCCTGAGTCTAATGTCAGGTACTGGGGGATGAAGATGATGCTGGGGCCTTCCTCAGCTGCTACCCTGCAGAGTTCCGGGTGTCTGGATCCTCTCCTGGGTCCAGTGCTGTCATCTATCCCACAAACCTTCCTTCTTCTGTGTCCTCCCTTGACTGGGGCTTTGGAAGCCTTCTTGACAAGGGCTCTTGACTGATCCCCAGCGGGCTGGAGGTGTGCCTGTGGCAGCTGCCAAGGGCTCTTTCAGGATATGGCTGTACACAGATGGCCAGGTGTGATGATGCATGGATCCATTGCACCCTGTCGTTCCTTAGGATCCCCTCTCCATTGCAGAACCAGTCAAGCCTGGTTGTAACCCCACACGTTACCCCAGAATACTGTGGTGATTGGTCGGCtaaactgtgttttgttttatcatAGAAACTCTTCCCTTATGCATTGATAAAGTACGACACAGAGAAAGAGGAGCCAGTGAGAGACTCTCGAGGTTTCTGTGTGGAAGTTCCCAAAGGTAAGAACCTTTCATCACAAAAACCTTTGGACACGCatgcaaattaatttgaaatttaatgTTTCAGATTTGAATTTAGggcattgctgctttgcagtgctggggccctgcgtTCAGTGGGTGCTAGCTgcatggggtttgtatgttctccctgtgtttcctccgggtgctcctgtttcctcctacagtccagagacatctggtaggttaattggcttctggaaaaattggatctggtgtgagtgtgtctgtgcatgCCCTGCTTTGGACTGGTGTCcggtccagggtgtaccccgtcttgcgcctgttgcttgccaggataggcaccAGCTAAGTgttagaaattggatggatTTGAATTTACAGCAGTGGTTTAGGGTTAAGCCTTAGTGTGATCTTGTGTCTTATTAACACAGGAGAGACGGGTCTTTTAGTGACAAAGATCACCAAAGTTGCCCCATTCACTGGCTACGCAAAAAACCAGCAACAAACAGAGAAGAAGAAGCTGAGGGACGTCTTTGAGAAAGGAGACATCTACTTCAACAGTGGAGACCTTCTGAAGATCGACAAGGACAATTTCATCTACTTTCAGGACCGAATTGGAGACACATTCAGGTCAGGAGACCAAAGGAATTCATTTATCCCTTTCGGGACTGTTCAATATTTTCTTTGTACACTGCTTGGAccctttgatatacagtatatatctgtaTATATCAGAGTCTGCTGACCGGGCAACAGTTACATGTGCGGCACACACATCACTTCctgagaacataagaaagccCATGTGACTCATTTGATGCTAATAGTTAGCTGACCTGAGTTTCGATTCTtgaaaagaagccagggtattggctttggCAACATAGGCAAGATTCCTACAACCCTTCGTATAAAAAAGTGCTTCCATTCTGTTGATCTTGACGGGAGAACATTACGAATGAGAGGAGGACATTTGGTCCATCTAAGCCAATAGACaattccatactcccacagcaTTTTGTATTGAAATTCCTCCTTTTCCCAGTTTTAATCCACTTCAAGTTCGTTCCCACTTGTGTTCTCTGGTTCTTGTCTCACTGTTAATTCTGTAGTTTCACTGTAGTCTACTGGGTTGCCTTTGTCTGTGCCATTAAgaatttttcatatttaaataaggCCCCCTAGTAGTCTTCTCTGCTCAAGACTGAAAAGGTTCAGGTATTTTCGGACATTcctttcataataataataatgtttctttattattattcttcaaCCCTGGAATGTATCTTCTTTGGACTGACATTTATATTTACTGACATATCTGTCTAGAGAAGATCTAAAATATGTGCCAACAAAACTCTTTAAGCACAATGTTTCATAATTTGTTTATAGCTCTGCAATCTATGTGTAATGGTCGTGAGCTTTTCTACCATTTACCCCTAGACTTTTTTGTAGAATTTTATTGAAAGCTTTCTGAATTTCCTTTGCTGCTCTTTAGTTTGCTAATCCTCCACTTTTGGTATCATTTGCAAACTTGACTAGTTTTCTAACTTGGACAGGAAAgtgatcattgatataaataaGAGCAGTGGTCCCAGTACAGATCTCTGTGGTGTTCCACTAAACATCCACCCCACTGATTATCTCCATCAATTACATCATCACAGTTTGAACATCCACCCCTGTACTCTCTATTTCCAATTTACTCATTTTCAACCGAACACATGCATTTCCCTCACTGCCTATCAGCTATTATTAGAGAATTCATCTTTATAAGTTCTTTTCATACAGGTGATACTCTAGTTCTTCTACTAATTTCCATTGCCTTACATGTAATAGATGTTATACTTATTGGGCTATAATTGCTTGGGTTGGTTTTGTCACCCTTCTTGTGAGTGGGCTCTAAATCAGCTGTTTCCCAGTCCAAGGGCACTATCCCTGTCTTGAGCTTCTGTTGGAAGAGTTACGTCCACGGCTTCCGAATAACATCTCTCATTTCTCTGCGTACAGGCAAGGTGCCATCGGTTCCTGGGGATTTATTAATATTGCGTATTTTGAATACCTAAAACACTCCTGCCTCTTCTAtgctttttctgtttaataaagGACTTTGTCCTTCGTCCCTCTTCTGCCTAAGGCATGTTGTTGACCTCTTCCTTAGTGAGCCATTATAAATGCTTTGCAGGATCCTGGATACTTGAATCAGTCTCCCTCCTCTGTTGAAGCCGAAAAGGACTCAGTTTTCATTCTCTGGCTGAAAAGGGGAGTCAACAAAAACTGATCTTTATTCACTTCTGAATTGAAATGCACCTCAAGACACCCTGGAAACTTACCTGCAATTGCACTTTGAATAGGAGTCGTTAGaagtgaaatttatttttactggAAGCCGCCCGTGCAGCTGTGTGAAGTAATAGTCTCTGGCTGGGTACTTCTGTAAAGGGTAATAGATATCACCTATCAGCACCTATCATGTGGCTTTCTGTCAGCTAGGGCTGATTAATGGCACAGGCTAAAGTGAATACTTTTTTCCACAGTTGCGTACAGAGCAAGAGAATTCAAAAGGGACCATTTTTAAGAATTAAGTGGCAGCGGACCCCACTAGTGCAGATCAGTGTTAGACTGAAGTCCTGCACCTAGCACACACTGTTAGTAAAAAACTGAACCTCTGTTGCTTTCGAACAGATGGAAAGGGGAAAATGTGGCGACCACAGAAGTTTCGGACACATTGGTCATGTTGGATTTCGTTGAAGAAGCCAGTGTATATGGGGTGACAGTGCCAGGTAACAACACCCGCCTTTTTACCAATTTGTCCTTTTTAAAACTCCCGacatttcaatacatttttacagGACAGCTTTCAATGGAATAATATGGACCCAGGTTTCTGATATACATGTAGCTGGCGTAATGACATGGGCAGAACCAAAGAGAAATACTGCCAGCTGTGTGAGGCTGGCGGGCTCTACAGCCAGGATTCGAACCCTAGATCTTCACACCCTCATCGAGGGGTCCAGTTCTGACCTATAGTGAACTCTCTGTGCCCCTCAGTGAAGTACCATTTACTCTGCTGTCAATGAGTAACTGACCGAATGTGGAAGGTCTTGTGTATTGATTGTGTTTAACCTGCTGTGCATTTCCACTGCTCACTTTAGTTCAAATCGTATTTGGACGACTTGTTTATCAGTAAGAAACGGCTGACAAATTAGGGAAATGTATTACTTCCAAAGTTGGCTTTTGGACCTGTTTTGACCATGATGGGCaccttgctgtctgtgtgtgctctgcgatggactggggATGGGTCCCagctccctgtgaccctgtattgcatgaagttgttagaaaatgggtgaatgGTTGAATGGGTACCTTGAGAGAACACCTCTCGAAAGAACAAACTCTTCCTGGAAACACTTAAAAGTTTTTCTGCTGCTCTGCCCCATTACCTGTCTTAAAAGTTTAACAGATTTGTTGCTCATTAATTTTCACTGGAAATATATTTGTCTCGGTTAATGTTTCGCTCCCAGGGCATGAAGGAAGAATAGGGATGGCAGCGCTGAAATTAAGAAATGATGAACAGTTTGACTGCGTCTCCATCTACAAGCACGTTGCCAGCTACCTCCCAAGTTATGCGAGACCTCACTTTGTTAGGATTCAGGTAAGACTTTCTAAAACTTCACTAACCAGCAACATTTAAACGGCCATAATAATTCAGACCGGTTATACTGTAACAGTATAACAGCCAGATTAATTCTGTTCGAGCCCTGAAATTGTCATCATTCTTGACATCAGCCCCTTTACTCCTTTAATTCGCCTCCTGCATCCCTGCATCTACCCCATCTCCATCTCTGTAGCTGCTCCTTAGTCACTCTGCTCTCCATCTGGGGGTTTAGCCAAAAAATTTACTAGGACTGAAGCAGTCAGTGAACATTCTTAATACACTCTCTTcctgggtgttgttattcctagtgaaccACTTGTTTGCACTGAGGGAGTGTCCCAGCAGTGTGTTACTCTGTtatattttcacttttattattccacacattttccttttcagaaaaacctggaggTCACTGGGACATTCAAGCAGATGAAGGTGAAGTTAGCAGAAGAGGGCTTCAATCCAGAGCTGATCCAAGATGCCCTTTACTTTCTGGACGAGAAGTGCAAGAAATACATACCGATGACTCAGGAGATTTACGAGTCCATAATTTCAGGGAACATTAGACTGTGAAGTTAAGGTTAAATGGTAACTTTTACTGCCATACACTGCCATAGTGACAGTAAAACCTTGCTGCCCTAAATTGTTTAAACCTAATTGTGTAACAGCAGACACTGAGTAAGGATGTGATccaatgtatattttttatgattGGTCTAGGATGAAGGAGGACCAGAACTTGTCTGCTTAAGTTCGAGTGGGGACCTGTGTCAGTATGCGTTGGCTATGTAGTAAAAGTTAATCCCACATTAACTCCAGCGAAACTGTTGTGTTTCTTCAGTCtgtttttcagtatgaaattaaCCAGTACTTGTTTGCTTTTGTTAAGCATAGAGAATGAGCCATAAAATGTCGTATTTTACTGCTTGCATAATATAATCAATACAATGTCACGTTGGATCACACTGTTGGTCTAATTCCAGTATCAAAGTTTAACATTTTTTCCAGATTAAGAAATGTTCATCATGCATGAAACACCCGTGTCTGGGGTGTTATGGGGGAGTTGGCAGAGTGGAGTGATGGGTTAAATTCAGTGGATTTAACAAATGCCTGGACAAAATGACCCATTGGTGCCTGGTCTTGGACCTACACTTGTTACCCAAGTTATTCACTTATTCAGCATAATAAATGAACTGTGCCTTTTTAACTGTCGGTCTTATGTGTCTCAGAGGTGCCTTGATGAATGACTGCAGCTCAGCTTTCACTGTACTCTAGCAGAAGTTTCACATCTCTGAAATCTCATTGATCATTGACCTAAAGCCACCCACCTAATACTTTTTCAAGTAtaccatgtacagtaaaagtAACTCTCAAATTGTGCAATCATAAATTGGTTGATTGTGTATTAGCACACCTCAATATTATATACCACTTCTTAATCTAGGGTAAATCGTAAAccttaaaattaaatgtgaaatgttaaaaaagccTACCATTAATAATAACTAAAACTATAAAAAGGGGATTATTGGTAATATTAGTTGAGAATTGTACATTTCCCACACCATTCACCACCCACAGtcatttttacataaaaattgCCAGAAATTAACATATGTTAGTTTGAATATTACTTTTagtttaaatatataaacatcTTCATGATATAAACATGAGTAAATGTATGTAATTGGTTGTATTGGGGAGATCAACACTGGTAGAAGTTTttaatccatatacagtataaagcaaaaaATACCCGTATATTAATATTGTACTCATCTCAATGAAAAAATCCAGGAAGAAATTGACATGACATGTACAAAAATAtgatatcatgtaatttagtaaTAAGCTCAGGGTTCTATGTTCATATTACACTGACATCATCGCAATAGTAAACGTGATTAATCAACCACATGTGAACGGTTCCCCAGTTTAAGAAGTATCATCTCAAGAGGCATACAGACATTTAATTCATGTAGTCATTCCTGATTACATTTAAATGTGATTAGTTGATTGGCAGCAGTCCAAGTTTACATGTAGATTAATTACGTTCTTTAGTATCTCCTGGGATAGCAGATAATTggcttaaatgtgtttttcccgTAGAAGCTCCCCAAGAATTCTTTCTAGTGCTAGTCGCCGAGGCTGCAGTTTTTGACAATTCTAGTCAGAAATAAACCCTCCAGACTTTTACATCCATAGATGAGAAGAAAGTTTATTAGGTGTTAAACAGACtctatacattatataaataaCTTACTGTAACATTGAATGAACTTAAATCTTGTATTGATATAAAACCTCTAAAATCATTCACTGCAATAAAATCCGGAACATCTGAGAGATGAATCTGACCAGAGTGGGCTTTAGTAATAGGGATTCAAGCATGAATAGGGCGGCTTTAACAGAGACTCATCCTGCAATGATGGAACATATTGTCAGAGCTGTAAATATCCCAAAAAAAGTGTGTGGCTTCTTTTtgccatccatcaattttccaGCCACTTCTAGCCACAATTCAGGGTGGcaggggagcaggagcaggcctatcccagcaagtaacaGGCATAAGGTAGGGTGACCCTGGGTAACAGACCCCCGGGTGGGACACCagaccatcacagggcacacacagagcacagacacagacacgcagacacgcacaccctcacaccaggaccaattaacctaccagtatgtctttggactgtgagagaaaaCAGGAGTATCTGAAAGAAACCCCCGCAAGCATGGGCAGAGCatacaaacaacacacaaatgGCAccacaggtctggaattgaaccccgggccccagcactgcagggCGCAGCTAGCcgctgcaccactgtgccacccacttAATTTCAGATAAAATAATAAGCAAGTACTTTAGTTAAAATCTTCAGATCTATATTAATGAATTAGGGTGATACGATTCACATAGAGcgatatttatgttttaaaaatacttactaAAGTCTTGAGCTTAAccatttaagaaacattttaatatatatatattttaatatgcatTCATACATCTGAAATAATAAATCTCCAAACCGTTTTGAATTAAAAagtaacttgtaaaattgttgaaGACAAATACTTTGCCAAACTGGAGTGTCCTCATTCAGTACTTCATTCTTTATTAGTCAAAGGTTTCTCTCCAAACCTCTCTATCCATGTCTGACGGCTGAGCCAGAAGGAAGTGCTCCATTTTATCATGAAAGATAAGTCTCCccttcagtacagtatatattctgaCAGCAATTCTGAACACAGACAATGATTTCCTGTGAATTACAAATTTTCAGCTGATAAGACAGAGGTGACATGTGcattatctccaaacataataaTGTTGAATAGTTCTCAGTATTGTTTCCTCACTTTTGTGTGTATTTCATAGATTAAACTGATTCCTTAATGTTTTACATAGAACAGCACACTGAATAGTGGAATGCCTTATTTAAACTTTGAATTCCAGCTTCCCTCcagcttttcttttcttcatcttATCGGAATATAAGATtatcttccctttttttttgttaatttagaaTTGCTTATGATTTTTGCTATACCTGCCGAATCTGAAAAAGCCTGCTGTGTAGTTTTCACAGCTTGGCTCAGGGCTACGAATCCTGCGGCTGCACACGGGAGAAAAGGAGTGACTGAAAGCAGACTCCGCCTCCCACCCACCTTTGAACCAATCGTCTTTTAACACATCGCAGTCAGCAGCCCCCAGCACCAGATGTTAGAGGCTGACTGG from the Lepisosteus oculatus isolate fLepOcu1 chromosome 5, fLepOcu1.hap2, whole genome shotgun sequence genome contains:
- the LOC102689458 gene encoding long-chain fatty acid transport protein 2, which encodes MIVLFTILAGLAFLPLLLYSCFPYLGYDFLYFLGFARCAARMIKYKKKKPLFTILDCFLEWVKKQPDKTFIVFENKAYSYSEADKLSSRMARAIQKHAGVKEGDTVALYLGNDPWFVWTWLGLAKLGCTAALLNYNIRSNSLLHCFSCCGATVLIAAPELKGAVEEVLPALREQRVTVFILSEQADTEGVESLADKIEQAPDYPLSPALRSHVTAKSTALYIYTSGTTGLPKAAEINQERIWAASFLQGIVGVTSEDIIYINLPLYHSAGLLMGLCGAIERGITVILRRKFSVSQFWDDCRKHNVTVIQYIGEILRYLCNTPKKDHDQDHKVRLAFGNGVRSDTWSEFLQRFGDIRFCECYGATEGNVGFVNYVGKVGAIGRANYIHKKLFPYALIKYDTEKEEPVRDSRGFCVEVPKGETGLLVTKITKVAPFTGYAKNQQQTEKKKLRDVFEKGDIYFNSGDLLKIDKDNFIYFQDRIGDTFRWKGENVATTEVSDTLVMLDFVEEASVYGVTVPGHEGRIGMAALKLRNDEQFDCVSIYKHVASYLPSYARPHFVRIQKNLEVTGTFKQMKVKLAEEGFNPELIQDALYFLDEKCKKYIPMTQEIYESIISGNIRL